Proteins found in one Desertifilum tharense IPPAS B-1220 genomic segment:
- a CDS encoding DUF1825 family protein has translation MGFFDSDIVQQEAKQLFEDYQSLIQLGSDYGKFDREGKKIFIDQMEALMERYRIFMKRFELSEDFMAQMTVQQLKTQLGQFGITPQQMFDQMNATLERMKAEIEKQP, from the coding sequence ATGGGATTTTTTGATTCTGATATCGTTCAACAAGAAGCCAAGCAACTGTTTGAAGACTATCAATCATTGATTCAGCTTGGCAGCGACTACGGTAAATTTGACCGCGAAGGCAAAAAAATCTTTATTGACCAAATGGAAGCCCTCATGGAGCGCTATCGCATCTTTATGAAGCGATTCGAGCTATCCGAAGACTTCATGGCTCAAATGACCGTTCAACAACTCAAAACCCAACTCGGTCAATTTGGCATCACTCCTCAACAAATGTTTGACCAAATGAACGCCACCCTAGAGCGAATGAAAGCCGAAATTGAAAAACAACCCTAG
- a CDS encoding NINE protein — MLSQPRSRKIAALLAFSGTVMPICGLHKFYVGQPWWGVLYLLLSWTPIPRVASAIEGVWYLAQDSEEFNRNFNVDLPLFPFWGRSGAKSEAIPVEAFAEQVEEIAEAVRQLDRLRQEGLLSEYEFEQKRRQLIDRIA, encoded by the coding sequence ATGTTGAGTCAACCCAGAAGTCGAAAAATTGCGGCGCTACTTGCGTTTAGCGGTACGGTGATGCCGATCTGCGGGCTGCATAAGTTCTATGTGGGTCAACCGTGGTGGGGCGTGCTATACCTGTTGTTGTCTTGGACGCCGATTCCCCGCGTTGCGAGTGCGATTGAGGGGGTCTGGTATCTCGCTCAAGACTCGGAGGAGTTTAACCGGAACTTTAATGTGGATTTGCCTTTATTCCCGTTTTGGGGTCGTTCTGGGGCAAAATCTGAGGCGATTCCGGTGGAAGCGTTTGCCGAACAGGTGGAAGAAATTGCGGAGGCGGTGCGCCAGTTAGACCGCTTGCGTCAAGAGGGTTTGCTATCTGAATATGAGTTTGAGCAAAAACGCCGCCAACTGATCGATCGGATTGCGTAG
- a CDS encoding ComEA family DNA-binding protein yields the protein MSVWQWLSEVAQMRSLRAKIQGDRYYRLQSLSELAIAVELGWTLDVNQATVDDWLKLPGLSIHQARSLCDLSRAGVQFFSIEDIAAALSVPVSTLQPLEPALSFCYYPPEQQASLNPNSASVEALLQVPGMDRTLAEAIIQNRQTLGNYRDLSDFQRRLALPGSQTSQLMHYLRFS from the coding sequence ATGAGTGTTTGGCAATGGCTGAGTGAGGTGGCCCAAATGCGATCGCTGCGGGCAAAGATTCAGGGCGATCGCTATTATCGCCTGCAATCGCTTTCGGAGTTGGCGATCGCGGTTGAGTTAGGCTGGACGTTGGATGTCAATCAAGCGACGGTGGATGATTGGTTGAAGCTACCGGGTTTGTCGATCCATCAGGCGCGATCGCTATGCGATTTAAGCCGCGCTGGGGTTCAGTTTTTCTCGATCGAAGATATCGCGGCGGCGCTTTCGGTTCCTGTCAGTACGCTGCAACCTCTAGAACCGGCTTTAAGTTTCTGCTATTATCCCCCCGAACAGCAGGCGAGTTTGAATCCTAATTCTGCTTCTGTAGAGGCGTTATTGCAAGTTCCGGGAATGGATCGCACCCTGGCTGAAGCGATTATTCAAAATCGCCAAACGCTAGGAAACTACCGCGACTTATCCGACTTTCAGCGCCGTTTAGCTTTACCGGGTTCCCAAACGAGTCAATTAATGCATTATTTGCGCTTTTCCTAA
- the lepB gene encoding signal peptidase I: protein MNELPIVRWWNAQKENLQIIAIALLIAIVMRAFIAEPRYIPSDSMVPTLEIGDRLVVEKVSYHFHPPQPGDIIVFEPPKQLQRQGYSRDQAFIKRVIAQPGQTITVKNGKVYVDDRQLQEEYIAEPPEYFLEAVTVPEGQFFVMGDNRNDSNDSHIWGFLPQENIIGHAGFRFWPLNRIGTI, encoded by the coding sequence TTGAATGAGTTACCCATTGTTCGCTGGTGGAACGCCCAAAAAGAGAATCTACAAATTATTGCGATCGCGCTTTTGATCGCCATTGTTATGCGGGCGTTTATCGCCGAACCTCGTTACATTCCCTCTGATTCAATGGTACCGACTTTAGAAATTGGCGATCGCTTAGTCGTCGAAAAAGTCTCTTACCATTTCCATCCCCCTCAACCGGGAGACATCATCGTCTTTGAACCGCCCAAACAACTGCAAAGGCAAGGCTATTCTAGAGATCAGGCGTTCATTAAACGGGTGATTGCTCAACCGGGTCAAACCATTACCGTCAAAAATGGTAAGGTCTACGTGGACGATCGCCAGCTTCAAGAAGAATACATCGCCGAACCTCCAGAATATTTCCTAGAGGCGGTGACGGTTCCTGAAGGGCAATTCTTTGTGATGGGCGATAACCGTAACGACAGCAACGACTCTCATATTTGGGGCTTTTTACCCCAGGAAAATATTATCGGTCATGCTGGCTTCCGTTTTTGGCCGTTGAACCGCATTGGCACGATCTAG
- the ctpC gene encoding carboxyl-terminal processing protease CtpC translates to MTRTTKGLVVGATAVMIAAVAVAGAGIHLRGQAFFQDSPKELVDEVWQIIDRNYVDATFNQVDWKALRTEFLNRNYTTKDDAYKAVREMLGRLEDPYTRFMNPDEFRNMQIDTSGELTGIGIQLAQDEETKKLVVISPIEDTPAFQAGILARDIITRIDGKSTEGMDVNDAVQLIRGPVGTEVTITILRDNQETDYQIKRERIEIHPVRYSVQESKDGPIGYIRLTQFSARASSEMRDAIKALEAQNVAGYILDLRSNPGGLLYASVEIARMWIPNGAIVSTVDRQGETDRQQANNRALTDKPLVVLVDGGSASASEILSGALQDNNRAILVGTQTFGKGLVQSVRPLGDGSGLAVTIAKYLTPSGRDINKAGIKPDITVELTDEQKQALRRDRDQIGTMADPQYAKAMETLNKEIAARANNRAQTPAQ, encoded by the coding sequence ATGACAAGGACAACAAAAGGACTCGTTGTAGGCGCAACAGCAGTAATGATCGCGGCGGTTGCTGTCGCCGGGGCTGGTATTCACCTTCGCGGTCAAGCTTTCTTCCAAGACAGCCCTAAAGAGTTGGTGGATGAAGTTTGGCAAATTATTGACCGCAATTACGTTGATGCTACGTTTAACCAGGTAGACTGGAAAGCCCTTCGGACTGAATTCTTGAACCGGAACTACACCACGAAGGATGATGCTTATAAGGCGGTTCGCGAAATGCTGGGTAGGCTGGAAGATCCTTATACCCGGTTTATGAATCCAGACGAGTTCCGCAATATGCAGATTGACACTTCTGGAGAGTTGACGGGGATTGGTATTCAGCTAGCCCAGGATGAGGAAACGAAAAAGCTGGTGGTGATTTCCCCAATTGAAGATACCCCAGCGTTTCAGGCGGGTATTTTAGCCAGGGATATCATTACGCGAATTGATGGCAAAAGCACCGAAGGGATGGATGTGAATGATGCGGTGCAGTTGATTCGCGGGCCGGTGGGGACGGAAGTGACGATTACGATTTTGCGCGATAATCAGGAAACCGATTATCAGATCAAGCGCGAACGCATTGAAATTCACCCGGTTCGCTATAGCGTTCAAGAGTCGAAGGATGGGCCGATTGGTTATATCCGTTTGACTCAGTTTAGCGCCCGTGCCTCTAGCGAAATGCGCGATGCGATTAAGGCGTTGGAAGCCCAAAATGTGGCGGGTTACATTCTCGATTTGCGGTCTAACCCTGGCGGTTTGCTGTACGCGAGTGTGGAAATTGCCCGGATGTGGATTCCCAATGGGGCGATTGTTTCGACGGTGGATCGTCAAGGGGAAACAGATCGCCAACAAGCCAATAACCGTGCTTTGACAGATAAGCCGTTGGTTGTTTTAGTGGATGGCGGTTCGGCGAGTGCGAGTGAAATTCTCTCTGGGGCGCTACAGGACAACAACCGGGCGATTCTGGTGGGAACGCAAACCTTCGGGAAGGGGTTGGTTCAGTCGGTTCGTCCTTTGGGCGATGGTTCGGGTTTGGCGGTGACGATCGCGAAATATCTGACGCCTAGCGGCCGCGATATTAATAAGGCGGGGATTAAACCGGATATTACGGTGGAATTAACCGACGAACAAAAACAAGCCCTCCGCCGCGATCGCGATCAAATTGGCACGATGGCCGATCCGCAGTACGCTAAGGCGATGGAAACGCTGAATAAAGAGATTGCTGCACGGGCAAACAACCGCGCCCAAACCCCAGCCCAGTAG
- the ispG gene encoding (E)-4-hydroxy-3-methylbut-2-enyl-diphosphate synthase, translating to MQTLPNPQVTPTSSEFDTTIHRRKTRPVQVGSVTIGGGHPVVVQSMINEDTLDIDGSVAGIRRLHEIGCEIVRVTVPSMAHAKALAEIKQKLTQSYMAVPLVADVHHNGMKIALEVAKHVDKVRINPGLYVFEKPKADRTEYTQAEFDEIGHKIRETLEPLVISLRDQGKAMRIGVNHGSLAERMLFTYGDTPEGMVESAIEFLRICESLDFRNLVISLKASRVPVMLAAYRLMVKRMDELGMDYPLHLGVTEAGDGEYGRIKSTAGIGTLLAEGIGDTIRVSLTEAPEKEIPVCYSILQALGLRKTMVEYVACPSCGRTLFNLEEVLHKVREATKHLTGLDIAVMGCIVNGPGEMADADYGYVGKQPGYISLYRGREEIKRVPEDKGVEELINLIKTDGRWVEP from the coding sequence ATGCAAACCCTGCCCAATCCCCAAGTTACACCCACCTCGTCCGAATTTGACACCACCATTCACCGTCGCAAAACCCGCCCCGTGCAAGTGGGAAGCGTCACCATTGGCGGCGGACATCCCGTGGTGGTGCAGTCGATGATTAACGAAGATACCCTAGATATTGATGGGTCAGTTGCAGGTATTCGCCGCCTGCATGAAATTGGTTGCGAAATTGTCCGCGTTACTGTCCCCAGCATGGCCCACGCCAAGGCTTTAGCGGAAATTAAGCAAAAACTCACCCAAAGTTATATGGCGGTTCCCCTGGTGGCGGACGTTCACCATAATGGGATGAAAATCGCCCTAGAGGTGGCCAAGCACGTCGATAAGGTGCGGATTAACCCCGGATTATACGTGTTTGAAAAGCCCAAAGCCGACCGCACCGAATACACCCAAGCCGAATTTGATGAAATTGGTCACAAAATTCGCGAAACCTTGGAACCCTTAGTCATTTCCCTGCGCGATCAAGGAAAAGCGATGCGAATTGGGGTCAACCACGGTTCCCTAGCCGAGAGAATGCTGTTTACCTACGGCGACACTCCCGAAGGGATGGTAGAATCGGCGATTGAATTTCTCCGCATCTGCGAATCTCTCGATTTCCGGAACTTGGTGATCTCGCTGAAAGCGTCTAGAGTTCCGGTGATGCTCGCGGCTTATCGCCTGATGGTGAAGCGCATGGATGAGTTGGGAATGGACTATCCCCTACACCTAGGCGTGACGGAAGCCGGAGATGGGGAATATGGCCGGATTAAATCGACGGCGGGTATTGGTACCCTATTAGCTGAAGGCATTGGCGATACCATTCGCGTTTCCCTGACAGAAGCGCCAGAAAAGGAAATTCCGGTTTGTTACAGTATCCTGCAAGCTTTGGGTCTGCGGAAGACAATGGTGGAATATGTCGCCTGTCCGTCTTGCGGCCGCACCTTATTTAACCTAGAGGAAGTCTTGCACAAAGTCCGGGAAGCGACTAAGCATTTAACGGGCTTAGATATCGCCGTTATGGGTTGCATTGTCAACGGTCCTGGTGAAATGGCGGATGCAGACTACGGTTATGTGGGCAAACAACCGGGCTACATTTCTTTATATCGCGGTCGCGAGGAAATTAAACGAGTTCCTGAAGATAAGGGAGTGGAAGAATTAATTAATTTAATTAAAACAGACGGTCGTTGGGTCGAACCTTAA
- a CDS encoding formylglycine-generating enzyme family protein gives MTPFATLKTFSFEAIALDRKGQETERRQGEAEYFEEDLGDGVTLAMVYIPGGSFMMGSPLGEGDDSEKPQHRVIIPPFFMGQYPITQAQWQQVAKLPKVQRDIEADPAYFKGANHPVERVSWYDAEEFIARLVQKAGKFYRLPSEAEWEYACRAGTTTPFHFGETITTDLANFNGNEAYGEGPKGTYREETTPVGYFKVANAFGLYDMHGNVWEWCLDRWHDSYRGAPEEGLAWMNDRDRQDFPVMRGGSWLDYPVFCRSAYRDNSFINARGSNGESIGFRVACIADRTFSARNPVSG, from the coding sequence ATGACACCATTCGCAACCCTCAAAACGTTTTCCTTTGAAGCGATCGCTCTCGATCGCAAGGGACAGGAGACAGAACGCCGTCAGGGAGAAGCGGAGTATTTTGAGGAAGACTTAGGCGACGGGGTAACGCTAGCAATGGTTTATATCCCTGGCGGTAGTTTTATGATGGGTTCGCCGCTAGGGGAAGGAGATGACTCAGAAAAACCCCAGCATCGAGTTATAATTCCACCCTTCTTTATGGGTCAGTATCCGATAACACAGGCGCAATGGCAACAGGTAGCAAAGTTACCTAAAGTGCAGCGCGACATTGAAGCCGATCCTGCTTACTTTAAAGGGGCAAACCATCCTGTAGAGCGGGTTTCCTGGTACGATGCAGAGGAATTTATCGCCCGGTTAGTGCAGAAAGCTGGAAAATTTTATCGCCTCCCCAGTGAAGCCGAGTGGGAATATGCTTGTCGCGCAGGGACAACAACGCCGTTTCATTTTGGCGAGACAATAACGACAGATTTAGCGAATTTTAATGGCAATGAAGCCTATGGCGAAGGCCCAAAAGGGACTTATCGAGAAGAAACGACCCCTGTAGGCTATTTTAAGGTTGCCAATGCTTTTGGCTTATACGATATGCATGGCAATGTCTGGGAGTGGTGTTTAGATCGTTGGCATGATAGTTATCGAGGTGCGCCTGAAGAGGGTTTGGCTTGGATGAACGATCGCGATCGTCAAGATTTTCCTGTCATGCGGGGCGGTTCGTGGTTGGACTATCCGGTTTTCTGCCGTTCTGCGTATCGCGACAACTCCTTCATCAACGCGCGCGGTAGCAACGGCGAGTCTATCGGGTTTCGGGTAGCGTGTATTGCGGACAGGACGTTTAGTGCCAGAAACCCGGTTTCTGGTTAA
- a CDS encoding SUMF1/EgtB/PvdO family nonheme iron enzyme, translating to MAKNWAIAIGINKYNYLQRLHYAQQDAERVQTFLEREAGFDYVLRMSEEAEDRSFHPTKGNIRRSLRRLAEKAKMGPGDNFWFFFSGHGIPEEGCDYLMPLDGDPDDIKESAIAISDITNILRGCGADNVVLILDACRQGGKKAGKGIGDQTTEMARQTGVISFFSCSPNQYSYEIPELKQGVFTQALLEGLSVQGRCATVERLNEYLTRRVPELIREHGKQHQQTPYTIAEPVSKSHLILLPKYATTADILSLKTDAFEAQTEGNLELAEQLWIRVLAASGGSDLQAIRAIQRIGIALHHPPIQAKPAHEVPSSAPVALERPQKSITPPPVIATPVKSGLKTFSFDGVTVDKKGKETERRKGEAEYFEEDLGDGVTLAMVYIPGGTFMMGSPEGEGDHDEKPQHRVTVPPFFMGKYPVTQAQWRQVAKLPKVKRDLKPDPAYFKGADRPVEQVSWYDTEEFTARLAQKAGKSYRLPSEAEWEYACRAGTATPFHFGETITTDLANYRGTDWEYEGKIYSGSYADAPKGIYREETTPVGYFKVANAFGLYDMHGNVWEWCLDDWHNNYQGAPEDGSAWVNNNDNDNQSRVVLRGGSWLINPAYCRSAFRDNYDILERGGNNDIIGFRVVCVAGRTFNP from the coding sequence ATGGCGAAGAATTGGGCGATCGCGATCGGCATTAACAAGTACAATTACCTGCAACGCCTCCACTATGCCCAGCAGGACGCGGAACGGGTGCAAACCTTTTTGGAGAGGGAAGCAGGGTTTGACTACGTTCTAAGGATGTCTGAGGAGGCGGAAGATCGCAGTTTTCACCCGACTAAGGGGAATATTCGGCGATCGCTCCGGCGACTGGCGGAAAAAGCCAAAATGGGACCGGGGGATAACTTCTGGTTTTTCTTTAGCGGTCATGGTATCCCAGAGGAGGGATGCGATTATCTGATGCCCCTCGATGGCGATCCGGATGATATCAAGGAAAGTGCGATCGCCATTAGCGATATTACCAACATCCTGAGAGGCTGCGGCGCGGATAATGTTGTTCTGATTTTAGATGCCTGTCGCCAAGGGGGAAAGAAAGCCGGGAAAGGCATTGGCGACCAAACTACAGAGATGGCCAGACAAACAGGGGTGATTAGCTTTTTCTCCTGTAGCCCCAATCAATATTCCTACGAAATTCCCGAATTAAAACAAGGCGTGTTTACCCAAGCGCTGTTAGAAGGGTTAAGCGTACAGGGAAGATGTGCCACAGTAGAACGCCTCAATGAATATCTGACGCGGCGAGTCCCGGAACTGATTCGCGAACACGGGAAGCAACACCAGCAAACCCCCTACACCATAGCCGAACCTGTGAGTAAGTCTCACCTGATTTTGTTGCCCAAGTATGCCACAACCGCAGATATTTTATCTCTCAAAACCGATGCGTTTGAAGCTCAAACAGAAGGTAACTTAGAATTAGCAGAACAGCTATGGATTCGAGTTTTAGCCGCTTCTGGTGGATCGGATTTACAGGCCATTCGGGCAATTCAACGCATTGGTATTGCTCTCCATCATCCCCCCATTCAGGCAAAACCTGCCCATGAGGTACCGAGTTCTGCTCCAGTCGCATTGGAAAGACCCCAAAAGAGTATAACGCCCCCTCCTGTTATTGCCACACCCGTTAAATCTGGCTTGAAGACCTTCTCGTTTGATGGGGTGACGGTGGATAAAAAGGGGAAAGAGACAGAACGGCGCAAGGGAGAAGCGGAGTATTTTGAAGAAGACTTAGGCGACGGGGTAACGCTAGCAATGGTTTATATCCCTGGCGGTACTTTCATGATGGGTTCGCCGGAAGGGGAAGGAGATCATGATGAAAAGCCTCAGCATCGAGTTACGGTTCCACCTTTCTTTATGGGTAAGTATCCGGTAACGCAGGCGCAATGGCGACAGGTAGCAAAGTTACCTAAAGTAAAGCGCGACCTTAAACCCGATCCTGCTTACTTTAAAGGGGCAGACCGTCCTGTAGAGCAGGTCTCCTGGTACGATACGGAGGAATTTACCGCCCGGTTAGCGCAGAAAGCCGGAAAGTCTTATCGCCTCCCCAGTGAAGCTGAATGGGAATATGCTTGTCGTGCAGGGACAGCAACGCCGTTTCATTTTGGCGAGACGATAACGACAGATTTAGCGAATTATCGCGGCACAGATTGGGAATACGAGGGAAAAATCTATAGTGGTTCTTATGCTGATGCGCCGAAAGGGATTTATCGAGAAGAAACGACCCCTGTAGGCTATTTTAAGGTTGCCAATGCCTTTGGCTTATACGATATGCATGGCAATGTTTGGGAGTGGTGCTTAGATGATTGGCATAACAATTATCAAGGTGCGCCAGAGGATGGTTCGGCTTGGGTGAATAATAATGATAATGATAATCAATCTCGTGTAGTCCTGCGGGGCGGTTCGTGGCTCATCAATCCGGCTTACTGCCGTTCTGCGTTTCGCGACAACTACGACATCCTCGAGCGCGGTGGCAACAACGACATTATCGGGTTTCGGGTGGTGTGCGTTGCGGGCAGGACTTTTAACCCTTGA
- a CDS encoding DUF1963 domain-containing protein: METPQFLRELPAEFEPLRTLLEAKLKPYIKIHETQVGRINEDSTGDPLTLWQSKIGGNPYFPKGLDYPRDPVSGEPMILFIQLNCAEVPQIEGFDLPKQGILQAYLGGIQYADAYAEKRYSMLYFPGVSEDINDLVTDFSFINARETLRWDYDEVCSLTFSAERNLFWSSRYGEDFNIPEELSELFAEFSEWIDEYLYENDSDKLGSKIAGHPDIHSTINEIEDAEEGRLLLELNPFESDDWLFWFILNEDLKKRDFSQVTFYHESD; this comes from the coding sequence ATGGAAACGCCTCAATTTTTGCGCGAGTTGCCTGCTGAATTTGAACCCTTAAGGACGCTGTTAGAAGCCAAGCTAAAACCTTATATCAAAATCCATGAAACCCAAGTGGGGCGAATTAACGAAGACTCCACAGGAGATCCCTTAACCCTCTGGCAAAGTAAAATAGGAGGCAATCCTTATTTCCCCAAAGGCTTAGACTATCCCCGCGATCCGGTGAGTGGGGAACCGATGATTTTATTTATTCAACTCAACTGTGCCGAAGTCCCGCAAATCGAGGGTTTTGACCTTCCCAAACAGGGAATTCTCCAAGCATATTTAGGGGGAATTCAGTATGCAGATGCCTATGCGGAGAAACGGTATTCTATGCTCTATTTTCCAGGAGTTTCTGAAGATATCAACGACCTTGTAACCGACTTTAGCTTCATCAATGCTAGGGAAACCCTACGATGGGATTATGATGAAGTTTGCAGCTTAACTTTCTCAGCCGAACGCAACTTATTCTGGTCTTCTCGCTATGGCGAAGACTTCAACATCCCCGAAGAATTATCAGAGCTATTTGCAGAATTTAGCGAATGGATAGACGAATATCTCTATGAAAACGACTCCGATAAACTCGGTAGCAAAATTGCCGGACATCCCGATATTCACTCCACCATTAATGAGATTGAAGATGCTGAAGAAGGCAGGTTACTGCTTGAATTAAATCCCTTTGAAAGCGATGATTGGCTGTTTTGGTTCATCCTCAACGAAGACTTGAAAAAACGCGATTTTAGCCAAGTCACCTTTTACCACGAATCCGATTAG
- the arsH gene encoding arsenical resistance protein ArsH, producing MTSFEHKPRILFLYGSLRERSYSRLLAEEAARIIEEFGAEVRFFDPRELPIYGSVPDTHPKVQELRELSLWSEGQVWSSPEMHGTITGILKNQIDWIPLSLGAVRPTQGRTLAVMQVSGGSQSFNAVNAMRILGRWMRMFTIPNQSSVAKAYQEFHEDGTMKDSAYRDRVVDVMEELYKFTLLLRDRVDYLTDRYSERKEKAAKQTLEAANQALEVKSGQNS from the coding sequence ATGACTTCCTTTGAGCATAAGCCGAGAATTCTCTTTCTCTACGGTTCCTTAAGAGAACGTTCCTACAGTCGGTTGCTAGCAGAAGAGGCGGCGCGAATTATTGAAGAGTTTGGCGCGGAGGTGCGTTTCTTCGATCCGCGAGAACTGCCGATTTATGGTAGCGTACCGGATACGCATCCCAAAGTACAGGAACTCCGAGAATTAAGCCTATGGTCGGAAGGTCAGGTTTGGAGCAGTCCAGAGATGCACGGTACGATTACAGGCATCCTCAAAAATCAGATAGACTGGATTCCTCTAAGTCTAGGCGCAGTTAGACCCACTCAAGGCCGAACCTTAGCCGTGATGCAGGTGAGTGGGGGTTCCCAGTCGTTCAATGCGGTGAATGCGATGCGAATTTTGGGACGCTGGATGCGGATGTTCACCATTCCCAACCAGTCTTCTGTGGCGAAGGCGTATCAGGAGTTTCACGAAGATGGGACGATGAAAGATTCAGCTTATCGCGATCGCGTTGTTGATGTCATGGAAGAACTCTACAAGTTCACCCTCCTACTCCGCGATCGGGTCGATTATCTCACAGATCGCTATAGCGAACGTAAGGAGAAAGCCGCCAAGCAGACCCTAGAAGCCGCGAATCAGGCGCTTGAGGTCAAATCGGGTCAAAATTCTTAA
- a CDS encoding NAD(P)H-quinone oxidoreductase subunit F, whose protein sequence is MAQLLLGSVWLVPCYALIGGLLAAFWSPAISRKTGPRPSGYLNALMTFVAFIHSSFALSAIWQQPAQHLSFTWLEAAGLNLTLNLEVSATSVGAMVLVTGINLLSQIYAIGYMEMDWGWARFYSLLGLFEAGMCGLALCESLFFSYVILEILTLGTYLLVGLWFSQPLVVTGARDAFLTKRVGDLVLLMAVVALYPLAGTWNFSELAQWAQTAQLDPKVATLLGLALIAGPMGKCAQFPLHLWLDEAMEGPVPSTILRNSVVVTTGAWVLVKLEPVLALSPWVLKTTVFIGAVTAVGASLIAIAQIDIKRILSYSVSAYMGLVFIAVGTQQPHTALMLVLGFALAMALLVMVTGGLIWNNITQDVTQYGGLGSRRPISAIAFIVGSWGLIGLPPLGEFWGLSQLLEHLWQTQPLLAGVVCLVNGLTAFSLTRLFGLLFAGKPTQMTERSPEVHWPMMLPTLIAVGFTLHLPLLLSQWQLIAGTETLTLTSGILIASSVVGVLFSSAFYLNRYLPVYFPKPLQDLLAYDFYTAQIYRISVVFVVAIVSRILFWIDRYIVDGFVNLVGIVTVFGGQSLKYNVSGQSQFYAFTIVLSVALFLGMLALGLS, encoded by the coding sequence ATGGCTCAATTGCTCCTAGGGAGCGTTTGGCTAGTCCCTTGCTATGCTTTAATTGGCGGACTGCTAGCGGCATTTTGGTCGCCAGCCATCTCGCGCAAAACCGGGCCGCGTCCCTCCGGTTATCTCAACGCTTTAATGACTTTTGTAGCGTTTATTCATAGCAGTTTTGCCTTATCTGCAATTTGGCAGCAACCCGCCCAACATTTATCTTTCACTTGGCTAGAAGCAGCCGGATTAAACCTCACCCTCAATCTAGAAGTTTCTGCTACGAGTGTAGGTGCAATGGTTCTGGTGACGGGCATTAACCTGTTATCCCAAATCTACGCCATTGGTTACATGGAAATGGACTGGGGATGGGCGAGATTTTATTCCCTCCTCGGTTTGTTTGAAGCCGGAATGTGCGGGCTAGCTTTGTGTGAATCCCTGTTTTTCAGCTACGTCATTCTAGAAATTCTCACCCTAGGGACTTACTTATTAGTCGGCTTGTGGTTCAGCCAGCCGTTAGTGGTAACGGGGGCGAGAGATGCTTTCCTGACCAAACGGGTCGGCGACTTAGTATTATTAATGGCGGTTGTCGCCCTGTATCCGCTGGCGGGAACTTGGAATTTTTCCGAACTGGCCCAATGGGCGCAAACAGCCCAACTCGATCCAAAAGTTGCCACCTTATTAGGATTAGCACTCATTGCCGGGCCGATGGGGAAATGCGCTCAGTTTCCCTTGCATTTGTGGCTAGATGAAGCAATGGAAGGGCCCGTTCCCAGTACGATTTTACGGAACTCCGTCGTGGTGACAACCGGGGCTTGGGTTTTAGTTAAGTTAGAACCCGTACTCGCCCTTTCCCCTTGGGTGTTAAAAACCACTGTATTTATCGGTGCAGTGACGGCGGTAGGGGCTTCCTTAATTGCGATCGCCCAAATTGATATCAAGCGCATCCTCTCCTACTCCGTCAGCGCCTACATGGGCTTGGTGTTTATCGCCGTCGGCACTCAACAACCCCACACCGCCTTAATGTTGGTTTTAGGGTTCGCCCTGGCAATGGCCTTATTAGTCATGGTGACAGGCGGCCTTATTTGGAACAACATCACCCAAGATGTCACCCAGTATGGCGGCTTAGGGTCGCGGCGTCCCATTTCTGCGATCGCCTTCATCGTTGGTAGTTGGGGTTTAATTGGCTTACCCCCCTTGGGCGAATTCTGGGGACTCTCGCAACTCCTCGAACACCTGTGGCAAACGCAACCCCTCTTAGCGGGCGTGGTTTGTCTCGTCAATGGCTTAACTGCCTTTAGCCTCACGCGCTTATTCGGGTTGCTGTTTGCGGGTAAACCCACCCAGATGACAGAGCGATCGCCCGAAGTGCATTGGCCGATGATGTTGCCCACTCTAATCGCAGTAGGCTTTACCCTACACCTTCCCCTCTTACTCTCACAATGGCAACTGATCGCCGGAACAGAAACCTTAACCCTCACCTCCGGCATCCTGATCGCCTCTAGTGTAGTCGGCGTCCTCTTCAGCAGCGCCTTCTACCTCAACCGCTATCTCCCGGTTTACTTCCCCAAACCCCTGCAAGACCTACTGGCTTACGACTTCTACACCGCTCAAATCTATCGAATCAGCGTTGTTTTCGTCGTGGCGATCGTCTCGCGCATCCTCTTTTGGATCGATCGTTACATCGTCGATGGCTTCGTCAATTTAGTCGGTATCGTCACCGTCTTTGGCGGTCAAAGCTTAAAGTACAACGTTTCCGGTCAAAGTCAATTCTACGCCTTCACCATCGTTCTCAGCGTTGCCCTCTTCCTGGGAATGTTGGCACTCGGTTTGTCTTAA